One part of the Arthrobacter sp. EM1 genome encodes these proteins:
- a CDS encoding bifunctional riboflavin kinase/FAD synthetase translates to MVHIWNDPSEVPADFGPSVVTFGNFDGVHRGHQQVLSQLIRVARLNHARAVAITFDPHPAQVHRPESAPELIMGLEDKLAALSELGLDAVLVMKYSLELASLTPEEFVATVLVGSLRASHVVIGHDARFGRNNSGDLETMQDLGRKLGFEVLVISEFGSEGFPIHGDAPGAGQDRTAHDGTDRRCSSTWVREALREGDVATAAAVLGRPHRMRGEVVHGAARGRDLGFPTANLAADASGYVPADGIFAGWLVDQAGTRWPAAISVGSNPTFDGVSRQVEAHVIDRPKEAVEDFDLYGQTVVVEFVARLRGMVTYRGPEALVDQMRLDVVQAHNILFVP, encoded by the coding sequence ATGGTCCACATCTGGAACGATCCGTCCGAAGTCCCGGCGGACTTTGGTCCTTCCGTCGTTACGTTCGGCAATTTCGACGGGGTACACCGCGGCCACCAACAAGTGCTCTCACAGCTCATCCGGGTTGCCCGTCTCAACCACGCACGCGCCGTCGCCATCACCTTCGACCCGCATCCGGCGCAGGTCCACCGTCCCGAATCCGCCCCGGAACTGATCATGGGTCTGGAAGACAAGCTTGCCGCCCTCAGCGAACTGGGCCTCGACGCCGTTCTGGTCATGAAGTACTCCCTCGAGCTGGCCAGCCTCACCCCCGAAGAATTCGTCGCCACAGTCCTGGTCGGCAGCCTCAGGGCGAGCCACGTGGTGATCGGCCACGATGCACGGTTCGGCCGGAACAACTCCGGGGACCTGGAGACCATGCAGGACCTCGGCCGGAAGCTCGGCTTCGAGGTGCTGGTTATCAGCGAGTTCGGCTCGGAAGGCTTTCCGATCCACGGCGACGCACCCGGTGCGGGACAAGACCGCACCGCCCACGACGGCACCGACCGCCGCTGCTCCTCCACCTGGGTGCGCGAGGCACTGCGGGAGGGCGACGTCGCCACTGCGGCCGCCGTACTCGGACGGCCGCACCGGATGCGCGGCGAGGTGGTCCACGGCGCCGCTCGCGGCCGTGACCTCGGCTTCCCGACCGCAAATCTGGCCGCTGACGCGAGCGGCTACGTCCCGGCTGATGGCATCTTCGCCGGGTGGCTTGTGGACCAGGCCGGCACGCGCTGGCCTGCCGCCATCTCCGTCGGGTCCAACCCCACCTTCGACGGCGTCAGCCGTCAGGTTGAGGCGCACGTGATCGACCGGCCGAAAGAGGCCGTGGAAGACTTCGATCTGTACGGCCAGACAGTAGTTGTGGAATTCGTCGCCCGGCTGCGGGGCATGGTGACGTACCGTGGCCCTGAAGCACTGGTGGACCAGATGCGGCTGGACGTTGTCCAAGCGCACAATATTCTATTTGTGCCCTAA
- a CDS encoding polyribonucleotide nucleotidyltransferase, whose product MEGPEIQFSEAVIDNGRFGKRVIRFETGRLAKQAAGAAMVYLDEETALLSATTAGKHPREGFDFFPLTVDVEERMYAAGRIPGSFFRREGRPSTEAILACRLMDRPLRPAFVKGLRNEVQIVVTVLSINPDELYDVVAINASSMSTQLSGLPFSGPIGGVRVALIADEHGSQWVAFPKHSQLENAVFNMVVAGRVKGDDVAIMMVEAEATDNSWNLIKEQGAAAPTEEVVSEGLEAAKPFIKALCDAQSDLAARAAKPTVEFPVFLDYQDDVYAAVESAAAEKLAAVFQIADKQERDTASDELKNEVTSSLAGQFEGREKELSAAFRSVTKHVVRQRILTDQIRIDGRGLTDIRQLTAEVEVLPRVHGSAIFERGETQIMGVTTLNMLKMEQQIDSLSPVTRKRYMHNYNFPPYSTGETGRVGSPKRREIGHGALAERAIMPVLPSREEFPYAIRQVSEALSSNGSTSMGSVCASTLSLLNAGVPLKAAVAGIAMGLVSDQVDGQTRYAALTDILGAEDAFGDMDFKVAGTSEFVTAIQLDTKLDGIPASVLAAALKQAREARLHILDVLNSAIDTPDELSEFAPRVIAVKIPVDKIGEVIGPKGKMINQIQEDTGADISIEDDGTVYIGATNGPSADAARSAINAIANPQIPEIGERYLGTVVKTTTFGAFVSLTPGKDGLLHISELRKIAGGKRVDNVDDVVSVGQKIQVEITKIDDRGKLSLSPVVADEAGAGNADDAEVSLEAAE is encoded by the coding sequence ATGGAGGGTCCCGAAATCCAGTTCTCAGAAGCAGTCATTGACAATGGCCGCTTCGGCAAGCGTGTAATCCGCTTTGAAACCGGCCGACTTGCCAAGCAGGCAGCCGGCGCAGCGATGGTCTACCTCGACGAAGAAACCGCGCTGCTGTCCGCCACCACTGCCGGCAAGCACCCGCGTGAAGGTTTCGACTTCTTCCCGCTGACCGTCGACGTCGAAGAGCGTATGTACGCCGCCGGCCGCATCCCGGGCTCGTTCTTCCGCCGCGAAGGCCGCCCGTCCACTGAAGCGATCCTCGCTTGCCGCCTGATGGACCGCCCGCTGCGTCCCGCCTTCGTCAAGGGCCTGCGCAACGAGGTCCAGATCGTGGTCACCGTGCTGTCCATCAACCCGGACGAGCTCTACGACGTCGTAGCGATCAACGCTTCGTCGATGTCCACCCAGCTCTCCGGCCTGCCGTTCTCCGGCCCGATCGGCGGCGTCCGCGTTGCCCTGATCGCCGACGAACACGGTTCGCAGTGGGTCGCCTTCCCGAAGCACTCCCAGCTCGAGAACGCCGTCTTCAACATGGTCGTTGCCGGCCGCGTCAAGGGCGACGACGTCGCCATCATGATGGTTGAAGCCGAAGCCACGGACAACTCCTGGAACCTCATCAAGGAACAGGGCGCCGCCGCCCCGACCGAAGAGGTCGTTTCGGAGGGCCTGGAGGCCGCCAAGCCGTTCATCAAGGCCCTTTGCGACGCCCAGTCCGACCTGGCAGCACGCGCCGCCAAGCCGACCGTCGAGTTCCCGGTCTTCCTGGACTACCAGGACGACGTCTACGCCGCCGTGGAGTCAGCTGCCGCCGAGAAGCTGGCCGCTGTTTTCCAGATCGCCGACAAGCAGGAACGCGACACCGCTTCCGACGAGCTCAAGAACGAGGTCACCTCATCCCTGGCCGGCCAGTTCGAAGGCCGCGAAAAGGAGCTGTCCGCAGCCTTCCGCTCCGTCACCAAGCACGTTGTGCGCCAGCGTATCCTCACGGACCAGATCCGCATCGACGGCCGTGGCCTGACGGACATCCGCCAGCTCACCGCCGAGGTTGAGGTTCTTCCCCGCGTCCACGGCTCGGCCATCTTCGAGCGCGGTGAAACCCAGATCATGGGCGTCACCACGCTGAACATGCTCAAGATGGAACAGCAGATCGACTCGCTTTCGCCCGTAACGCGCAAGCGCTACATGCACAACTACAACTTCCCGCCGTACTCCACCGGCGAGACCGGCCGGGTCGGTTCCCCGAAGCGCCGCGAAATCGGCCACGGCGCCCTCGCAGAGCGCGCCATTATGCCGGTGCTGCCGTCCCGCGAGGAATTCCCCTACGCCATCCGCCAGGTCTCTGAAGCCCTCAGCTCCAACGGTTCGACGTCGATGGGTTCCGTCTGCGCCTCGACGCTGTCCCTGCTCAACGCAGGCGTGCCGCTGAAGGCTGCTGTTGCCGGTATCGCCATGGGCCTGGTTTCCGACCAGGTTGACGGCCAGACCCGCTACGCCGCCCTTACCGACATCCTCGGCGCCGAAGATGCCTTCGGTGACATGGACTTCAAGGTTGCCGGTACTTCCGAGTTCGTTACGGCCATCCAGCTGGACACCAAGCTCGACGGCATCCCGGCCTCGGTGCTGGCCGCCGCCCTGAAGCAGGCCCGCGAAGCCCGCCTGCACATCCTGGACGTGCTGAACTCCGCAATCGACACCCCGGATGAGCTCTCCGAGTTCGCGCCGCGCGTCATCGCGGTCAAGATCCCGGTAGACAAGATCGGCGAGGTCATCGGCCCGAAGGGCAAGATGATCAACCAGATCCAGGAAGACACCGGCGCCGACATCTCGATCGAGGACGACGGAACTGTCTACATTGGCGCCACGAACGGCCCGTCTGCCGACGCAGCACGGTCCGCGATCAATGCCATTGCCAACCCGCAGATCCCGGAAATCGGCGAGCGCTACCTGGGCACGGTCGTCAAGACCACCACCTTCGGTGCTTTCGTTTCCCTGACCCCGGGCAAGGACGGTCTGCTGCACATCTCCGAGCTGCGCAAGATCGCCGGCGGCAAGCGCGTGGACAACGTTGATGACGTCGTCTCCGTCGGCCAGAAGATCCAGGTGGAAATCACCAAGATCGACGACCGTGGAAAGCTTTCGCTCTCGCCCGTTGTGGCTGACGAGGCCGGTGCCGGAAACGCTGACGACGCTGAGGTCTCCCTCGAGGCCGCAGAGTAG
- a CDS encoding GNAT family N-acetyltransferase: MNISVNIRKCTADDLPALCLHEPPGAKIAEGFLVRQTAGELLYATAWTGGTPHGGAVLDFRAGPVPELKHLFVYPGSRGAGIGSALCRWLEEQARLAGHSAIVLGVEPGNTAGRKLYKGLGYRPTGATETCSYEFTDPDGNRSVATETAALHHKQLGPPWAIEPPAGRGPTPPAPSRVLFYGVTGSGKSTAARAYAQSRGLPGFSADDDTGWLPGWQQRTVEEQRGIAASLAAQDRWVLDSAYGAWRDVVLPRAELIVCLDYPRWLSLARLVRRTLRRALTREPVCNGNEETIARLFTQGSILRWHFRSFTRKRQVMRGLEADPRMPAIVMFRRPRELDAWLAQLTGTSDRAESP, encoded by the coding sequence ATGAACATATCCGTGAACATCCGAAAGTGCACGGCGGACGATCTTCCCGCCCTGTGCCTGCACGAGCCCCCGGGTGCAAAAATCGCCGAGGGCTTCCTGGTGCGCCAGACGGCGGGGGAGCTCCTCTATGCCACGGCGTGGACCGGGGGCACCCCGCACGGCGGGGCGGTGCTGGATTTCCGTGCCGGGCCAGTCCCCGAACTCAAGCATCTCTTTGTGTATCCCGGCAGCAGGGGAGCAGGGATCGGCAGTGCGCTGTGCCGCTGGCTGGAAGAGCAAGCCAGGCTGGCCGGACACAGTGCGATCGTCCTCGGCGTCGAACCTGGCAACACTGCGGGACGGAAGCTCTACAAAGGCCTTGGCTACCGGCCCACCGGTGCCACGGAAACATGCTCCTATGAATTTACCGACCCTGACGGCAACCGGAGCGTTGCCACGGAAACTGCTGCGCTCCACCATAAACAGCTCGGACCGCCTTGGGCCATCGAGCCTCCCGCCGGCCGTGGACCAACCCCGCCGGCGCCCTCCCGCGTCCTCTTCTATGGAGTGACCGGCAGCGGGAAGTCGACCGCCGCCCGCGCCTACGCCCAGTCCAGGGGGTTGCCCGGGTTTTCGGCAGATGACGACACCGGCTGGCTGCCCGGCTGGCAGCAGCGCACCGTCGAGGAGCAGCGTGGTATCGCAGCCTCGCTTGCAGCCCAGGACCGCTGGGTGCTGGACAGCGCCTATGGTGCCTGGCGGGACGTTGTGCTGCCGCGCGCGGAGCTCATTGTCTGCCTCGACTATCCACGCTGGCTTTCGCTGGCCCGGCTGGTTCGCCGCACGCTGCGGCGGGCGTTGACCCGGGAGCCTGTCTGCAACGGCAATGAGGAAACTATTGCCCGGCTCTTCACCCAGGGCTCGATCCTCCGGTGGCATTTCCGGTCCTTCACTCGGAAGCGGCAGGTGATGCGGGGGCTGGAAGCGGACCCCCGGATGCCGGCTATAGTCATGTTCCGCCGTCCCCGGGAACTCGACGCTTGGCTGGCGCAGCTGACCGGGACCTCTGACCGGGCAGAAAGCCCCTGA
- the kynU gene encoding kynureninase: protein MTPAAAAAQNRDALLQRARELDAADPLAACRDHFIGADTDLAYLDGNSLGRPLKRTVTDISSFIQDSWGGRLIRGWDEHWLELPQAIGDQLGRAVLGAAAGQTIIADSTTVVLYKLIRAAVAAIADPARTEIVLDTENFPTDRYLVEGIAREEGLTLRWIHTDPSAGVTVEQVRAATGPATAVVVLSQIAYRSGFLADLPGITAAVHAAGALVVWDLCHSAGSVEIALDAAEVDFAAGCTYKYLNGGPGSPAFAYVNARHLPGLQQPIWGWMGRKDAFEMGPGYEAADGIRGFLSGTPAVFGMLAMRGTLDLLEEVGMAAVREKSRLLTAFAVELHDAWLAPAGVELATPREPELRGSHITVDHPAFREMTAALWAADVIPDFRAPQGLRIGLSPLSTSFTEVHRGVAAIRERLDAGHSGQPLEGSFRQD, encoded by the coding sequence CTGACTCCGGCGGCGGCAGCGGCGCAGAACCGAGATGCCTTGTTGCAGCGCGCCCGGGAACTGGACGCCGCCGATCCGCTGGCTGCCTGCCGCGACCACTTCATCGGTGCCGACACGGACCTTGCCTACCTGGACGGCAACTCCCTGGGCCGGCCGCTCAAGCGCACCGTCACGGACATCAGCAGCTTCATCCAGGACAGCTGGGGCGGGCGTCTGATCCGCGGCTGGGACGAGCACTGGCTGGAGCTCCCGCAGGCCATCGGCGACCAGCTCGGCCGGGCAGTCCTCGGCGCGGCCGCCGGGCAGACCATCATCGCCGATTCCACCACTGTGGTGCTCTACAAGCTGATCCGGGCCGCAGTGGCCGCGATCGCCGACCCGGCCCGGACCGAAATAGTGCTGGATACGGAGAACTTCCCCACTGACCGCTACCTTGTCGAGGGCATCGCCCGCGAAGAAGGGCTGACGCTGCGCTGGATCCACACCGATCCTTCCGCCGGGGTAACTGTCGAGCAGGTGCGGGCGGCAACGGGGCCGGCCACCGCCGTTGTGGTCCTGAGCCAGATTGCCTACCGCTCCGGGTTCCTTGCCGATCTGCCCGGGATCACCGCTGCCGTTCACGCCGCGGGTGCGCTGGTGGTCTGGGACCTTTGCCATTCCGCCGGTTCGGTTGAGATTGCCCTGGACGCCGCCGAGGTCGACTTCGCCGCCGGCTGCACCTACAAATACCTCAACGGGGGGCCCGGCTCGCCGGCGTTCGCCTATGTTAATGCCCGGCACCTGCCGGGTTTGCAGCAGCCGATCTGGGGCTGGATGGGCCGGAAAGACGCATTCGAGATGGGGCCCGGGTATGAAGCGGCAGACGGCATCCGCGGGTTCCTCAGCGGCACCCCGGCGGTCTTCGGGATGCTTGCCATGCGTGGCACCCTGGACTTGCTCGAGGAGGTCGGCATGGCCGCGGTTCGGGAGAAATCACGCCTGCTGACCGCGTTCGCCGTCGAGCTCCACGATGCCTGGCTCGCCCCGGCCGGCGTGGAACTCGCGACGCCGCGGGAGCCGGAGCTGCGCGGCAGCCACATCACGGTGGACCACCCGGCGTTCCGGGAGATGACCGCCGCACTGTGGGCGGCCGACGTCATCCCGGATTTCCGGGCACCGCAGGGCCTGCGGATCGGGCTGTCCCCGCTGAGTACGTCCTTTACCGAGGTGCACCGCGGGGTGGCTGCGATCCGCGAACGGCTGGACGCGGGCCATTCCGGGCAGCCACTGGAGGGGTCGTTTCGACAAGATTAG
- a CDS encoding HNH endonuclease signature motif containing protein produces the protein MVDYLQLVAAAAVDRTRNQAAAASNAAAKFGSGAPASWLTGWHADATTTTTTTTTTTVTVPAARVAGPDSGWNVQLGAGREQGCVDDGYRNTTEFLRARLRITAAEARRRLALASDVLPRTGLSGQPLPAAWEELAAVLTAGDIASRAATLVSLSLHRVGHVAAPGDVVRMEHALTRTAVENDQDFLTRIAKRWTDALDQDGAEPSEQELRQRQGAFIRRSHRGLQHLEIFATADQFEHLLTVMNTATNPRTCSATNRTDPTAGTAESAGPDARADARADAGANAGANADARGAVDHPAAGEAAAAGRLDQRTRPQRLLDGLVGACKVALAAGELPASGGLRPQVMVTIDYRDLLERLGGANPQSHGPGSGAGTLMFTGPVTAETARKIACDGDITPIVLGGNGRILDIGRASRVFPPHIRKALTARDQGCAFPQCTIPAPWCEAHHIEYWSRGGTTGTEQGALLCSHHHHVIHKEEWTIQVRAGIPWFIPPAHLDPRQVPRRNSYFRLE, from the coding sequence ATGGTCGACTATCTGCAACTTGTGGCCGCAGCGGCGGTTGACCGGACCCGAAACCAGGCGGCGGCAGCCAGCAACGCGGCTGCGAAGTTTGGTTCCGGTGCCCCTGCCAGCTGGTTGACCGGCTGGCACGCCGACGCGACTACGACCACGACCACGACCACGACCACGACTGTGACGGTGCCGGCGGCCAGGGTCGCCGGGCCCGATTCCGGTTGGAACGTGCAGCTTGGCGCGGGCCGTGAACAGGGCTGCGTCGATGACGGGTACCGGAACACCACCGAGTTCCTGCGGGCCAGGCTTCGGATCACCGCGGCGGAGGCGCGGCGCCGGCTTGCCCTGGCATCGGATGTTCTGCCGCGTACCGGCTTGTCAGGGCAGCCCCTGCCCGCCGCGTGGGAGGAACTCGCGGCTGTCCTCACAGCCGGGGACATCGCCTCGCGGGCGGCGACCCTGGTTAGCCTGTCCCTCCACCGGGTCGGGCACGTGGCCGCGCCCGGTGACGTTGTCCGGATGGAGCATGCCCTGACCCGCACGGCTGTGGAGAACGACCAGGATTTCCTGACCCGGATCGCGAAGCGCTGGACGGACGCCCTGGACCAGGACGGTGCCGAACCCAGCGAGCAGGAACTGCGCCAGCGCCAAGGCGCGTTCATCCGCCGGTCCCACCGTGGACTGCAGCACCTGGAAATCTTCGCCACCGCCGACCAATTCGAGCACCTGCTCACGGTCATGAACACAGCCACCAACCCACGGACATGCTCTGCCACCAACCGCACCGACCCCACCGCCGGCACGGCCGAAAGTGCCGGTCCCGACGCCCGGGCCGACGCCCGGGCCGACGCCGGCGCCAATGCCGGCGCCAATGCCGACGCCCGCGGTGCCGTGGACCACCCGGCTGCTGGGGAGGCGGCCGCTGCCGGGCGGCTGGATCAGCGCACCCGTCCGCAACGGCTGCTCGATGGCCTGGTCGGCGCCTGTAAGGTGGCCCTCGCGGCCGGAGAACTGCCCGCTTCCGGTGGACTGCGCCCGCAGGTTATGGTCACCATCGACTACCGGGACCTCCTCGAACGGCTCGGCGGCGCCAACCCGCAGTCACACGGGCCGGGATCCGGCGCGGGAACCCTGATGTTCACCGGCCCGGTCACGGCCGAGACCGCGCGCAAGATCGCCTGCGATGGCGACATCACTCCAATCGTGCTCGGCGGCAACGGCCGCATCCTGGACATCGGCCGGGCGTCACGGGTCTTCCCGCCCCACATCCGCAAAGCCCTCACCGCACGGGACCAGGGCTGCGCGTTCCCCCAGTGCACCATCCCCGCGCCGTGGTGCGAGGCCCACCACATCGAGTACTGGTCCCGCGGCGGAACGACCGGAACGGAGCAAGGCGCTTTGCTCTGCTCACACCACCACCACGTCATCCACAAGGAAGAATGGACCATTCAGGTCCGCGCCGGCATCCCGTGGTTCATCCCCCCGGCGCACCTGGACCCACGCCAGGTGCCACGACGGAACAGCTATTTTCGCCTTGAGTAA
- a CDS encoding NUDIX domain-containing protein produces MDSPVASTSSPASPQTGRPGEAHSTELPFDLRRPLGPRDPGDAWVEGDSGRFWGLFGSAGLLVHDPGKGVLLQHRALWSDKGGTWGLPGGALHQGEEAVQGALREAQEEAAVPPQNVRVLFTSVFDVGYWSYTTVAVEVVEAFEPVISDPESLELQWVPLERVGEKELHPGFGAAWPALCSRLVGQDPGPGMPS; encoded by the coding sequence ATGGACAGCCCTGTCGCCTCGACATCGAGCCCGGCCAGCCCCCAAACCGGGCGGCCCGGCGAAGCACACTCCACTGAGCTCCCCTTCGACCTGCGTCGGCCCCTCGGGCCCCGCGATCCGGGTGACGCGTGGGTTGAAGGCGACAGCGGACGGTTCTGGGGGCTATTTGGCTCGGCCGGGCTGCTGGTCCACGACCCCGGCAAGGGCGTCCTGCTCCAGCACCGCGCTTTGTGGAGCGACAAGGGCGGCACCTGGGGCCTCCCCGGCGGGGCCTTGCACCAGGGCGAAGAAGCAGTCCAAGGCGCACTGCGGGAGGCCCAAGAGGAAGCCGCCGTTCCGCCGCAAAACGTGCGGGTGCTGTTCACTTCGGTGTTCGACGTCGGCTATTGGAGCTACACGACAGTCGCCGTCGAAGTTGTGGAAGCGTTCGAACCGGTGATTAGTGATCCCGAAAGCCTGGAGCTGCAGTGGGTGCCGCTCGAGCGCGTCGGCGAGAAGGAATTGCATCCTGGCTTCGGCGCCGCGTGGCCG
- a CDS encoding pitrilysin family protein: MTVVPLPLEQNQHADSLIHGADGGSEVRRSVLPGGVRVLTEAMPGQRSATIGFWVGVGSRDEAPGQHGSTHFLEHLLFKGTQRRTALEIASAFDEVGGESNAATAKESTCYFARVLDTDLPMAIDVIADMITGAVLDPQEMEQERDVILEEIAMDSDDPTDVAHEHFVAAVLGTHALGRPIGGTPDAIRAVARDSVWDHYRRYYRPDELVITAAGGLDHNVVCGLVVDALHSAGWSLEPDAAPVQRRSTDRAAITGTAGLHVVKRPVEQANIIMGCPSIVATDDRRFVMSVLNAVLGGGMSSRLFQEIREKRGLVYSTYSFASSYADAGYFGMYAGCTPSKVRQVVELLGAELDKLAEGGISEEELRKAVGQLCGGIVLALEDTGSRMSRLGRAELVSGEYQDIDETLRQIKAVTADEVQVLARELAAAPRTLTVVGPFDENETFGL, encoded by the coding sequence ATGACTGTCGTACCCCTGCCGCTTGAGCAGAACCAGCATGCTGACAGCCTGATCCACGGAGCCGACGGCGGATCCGAAGTGCGGCGGTCGGTCCTTCCCGGCGGTGTCCGTGTGCTGACCGAGGCGATGCCCGGACAGCGTTCTGCCACCATCGGATTCTGGGTTGGCGTGGGATCCCGCGACGAGGCGCCCGGGCAGCACGGCTCCACCCATTTCCTCGAACACCTCCTTTTCAAGGGCACCCAGCGGCGCACCGCCCTGGAGATCGCCTCGGCCTTCGATGAGGTCGGCGGGGAGTCCAACGCAGCCACGGCCAAGGAAAGCACCTGCTATTTTGCCCGCGTGCTGGACACCGACCTGCCGATGGCGATCGACGTCATCGCGGACATGATCACCGGTGCCGTGCTGGACCCGCAGGAGATGGAGCAGGAACGCGACGTTATCCTCGAAGAAATCGCGATGGACAGCGACGACCCGACCGACGTCGCCCACGAACACTTTGTCGCGGCCGTGCTGGGTACCCACGCGTTGGGCCGCCCAATCGGCGGTACCCCCGACGCCATCCGTGCCGTCGCCCGGGATTCCGTCTGGGACCACTACCGCCGCTATTACCGCCCGGATGAGCTTGTTATCACCGCCGCCGGGGGACTGGACCACAACGTCGTCTGCGGACTCGTTGTGGATGCCCTGCACTCCGCCGGCTGGAGCCTTGAGCCTGACGCCGCGCCGGTGCAGCGACGCTCCACCGACCGGGCCGCGATCACCGGCACCGCCGGACTGCACGTGGTCAAGCGTCCGGTGGAACAGGCCAACATCATCATGGGCTGCCCCAGCATCGTCGCCACCGACGACCGCCGCTTTGTGATGAGCGTGCTCAACGCCGTCCTGGGCGGCGGGATGTCCTCCAGGCTGTTCCAGGAAATCCGGGAGAAACGCGGCTTGGTGTACTCGACCTACTCCTTCGCCTCCTCCTACGCCGACGCCGGGTACTTCGGAATGTACGCCGGCTGCACCCCGTCCAAGGTCCGGCAGGTCGTTGAGCTGCTCGGCGCCGAACTGGACAAGCTCGCAGAAGGCGGGATCTCCGAGGAGGAACTCCGCAAGGCCGTGGGGCAGCTCTGTGGCGGAATCGTGCTGGCACTGGAAGACACCGGCTCACGGATGTCCCGGCTCGGCCGTGCCGAACTGGTCTCCGGCGAATACCAGGACATCGACGAGACCCTTCGCCAGATCAAGGCGGTGACCGCTGACGAGGTCCAGGTGCTCGCCCGCGAACTCGCGGCTGCGCCACGGACCCTCACGGTCGTTGGCCCCTTCGACGAAAACGAAACCTTCGGCCTCTAA
- the rpsO gene encoding 30S ribosomal protein S15: MALEAAVKQSIIKDFATSEGDTGSPEVQVAVLTQRIKDLTEHMKVHKHDYHTQRGLLAMVGRRKRMLTYLKNTDITRYRALIGRLGLRR; the protein is encoded by the coding sequence GTGGCACTTGAAGCCGCTGTAAAGCAGTCCATCATCAAGGATTTCGCAACGTCCGAGGGCGACACCGGTTCGCCGGAGGTCCAGGTTGCAGTCCTGACTCAGCGGATCAAGGATCTCACTGAGCACATGAAGGTGCACAAGCACGATTACCACACCCAGCGCGGTCTGCTGGCCATGGTTGGTCGTCGCAAGCGTATGCTCACCTACCTCAAAAACACTGACATCACCCGCTACCGTGCGCTCATTGGGCGTCTCGGCCTGCGCCGCTAG
- the kynA gene encoding tryptophan 2,3-dioxygenase has translation MTIEKNTRELDKDIVRDFSSRMSYASYLQLPTLLSAQNPVSTPEHHDELLFIIQHQTTELWLKLVLHELRSAAAWLRSDDLGSALKAIARVKHIQKTLTEQWSVLATLTPTEYSQFRGFLGNSSGFQSSQYRAVEFLLGNKNRKMLPVFESDPEAHAMLLEILESPSIYDDFLAYLKRQGFDVPAALLERDVTKAHEFCAELVPVFKYIYENAADNWGAYEACEELVDLEDNFQLWRFRHLRTVQRTIGMKSGTGGSSGAAFLQKALELTFFPELFAVRTEIGQ, from the coding sequence GTGACGATTGAGAAAAATACCAGGGAACTGGACAAGGATATTGTCCGCGACTTCAGCTCCCGAATGAGCTACGCCTCCTACTTGCAGCTCCCGACGCTGCTGAGCGCCCAGAACCCGGTCAGCACACCGGAGCACCATGATGAGTTGCTGTTCATCATCCAGCACCAGACCACAGAACTGTGGCTCAAGCTGGTCCTGCACGAGCTCCGCAGCGCCGCCGCCTGGCTCCGCTCCGACGACCTCGGCTCGGCGCTGAAGGCGATTGCCCGGGTCAAGCACATCCAGAAGACCCTGACCGAGCAGTGGTCCGTGCTGGCCACCCTCACGCCCACGGAGTATTCGCAGTTCCGCGGCTTCCTGGGTAACTCCTCGGGATTTCAGTCCAGCCAGTACCGCGCCGTCGAATTCCTGCTGGGCAACAAGAACCGCAAGATGCTCCCGGTGTTCGAATCCGACCCCGAAGCCCACGCGATGCTGCTGGAGATCCTCGAATCGCCGAGCATCTATGACGATTTCCTCGCCTACCTCAAGCGGCAGGGCTTCGACGTCCCCGCCGCGCTGCTGGAGCGGGACGTCACCAAGGCGCACGAGTTCTGCGCCGAGCTGGTCCCCGTCTTTAAGTACATCTACGAGAACGCCGCGGACAACTGGGGCGCCTACGAGGCCTGTGAGGAACTCGTGGACCTTGAGGACAACTTCCAGCTGTGGCGCTTCCGGCATCTGCGAACGGTCCAGCGCACCATCGGCATGAAGTCCGGCACCGGCGGCTCCAGCGGTGCTGCCTTCCTGCAGAAGGCGCTGGAACTGACGTTCTTCCCCGAGCTCTTCGCCGTCCGGACGGAGATCGGCCAGTGA
- a CDS encoding DUF937 domain-containing protein, whose amino-acid sequence MAEGDPGSELHGLLRQIPVVQIAGMLGTDRQTVQATVEATVQATVEAAVPMLLAGMHKNAQGYEGAARLELAISREINDAGQPSRITDVPYTVVPDPSWPADSVIIINTAANKVIEHFRVDLNGNPLRWRPRLRRPPCGD is encoded by the coding sequence GTGGCTGAAGGAGACCCCGGGTCAGAGCTCCACGGTCTCCTGAGGCAGATCCCGGTAGTCCAGATTGCCGGCATGCTCGGCACGGACCGGCAGACGGTGCAGGCCACGGTGGAGGCCACGGTGCAGGCCACGGTGGAGGCCGCGGTGCCCATGCTGCTGGCCGGCATGCACAAGAACGCACAAGGCTACGAGGGCGCTGCCAGGCTCGAGCTTGCGATCAGCCGGGAGATCAACGACGCCGGGCAGCCCAGCAGGATTACGGATGTTCCCTACACCGTGGTTCCCGATCCGTCCTGGCCGGCGGACTCCGTGATCATCATTAACACTGCGGCCAACAAGGTGATCGAGCACTTCCGCGTCGACCTCAACGGCAACCCGCTGCGCTGGCGGCCTCGACTGCGCCGGCCACCGTGCGGGGACTGA